The following coding sequences are from one Pseudonocardia sp. EC080619-01 window:
- a CDS encoding DUF4244 domain-containing protein, with translation MTRSLLRTRLAALAVDDDGMSTVEYAVGTVAAAAFVALLYAIVSGGDVLAALTGIVQRALSTTL, from the coding sequence ATGACCCGTTCCCTCCTGCGCACCCGCCTGGCCGCACTCGCCGTCGACGACGACGGGATGTCCACGGTGGAGTACGCGGTCGGCACCGTGGCCGCTGCCGCGTTCGTCGCCCTGCTGTACGCCATCGTCAGCGGTGGCGACGTGCTCGCCGCGCTCACCGGGATCGTGCAACGTGCGCTGTCGACGACGCTCTGA
- the ssd gene encoding septum site-determining protein Ssd, protein MDRRCLIVADDPDVLDALLRLAAAADMDALRAVDAADARRAWARAPVVLLDRAGAARCRDAGFPRRDTVVIAVTGEPAAEDWRTAVALGADRVVQLPHGEAGLTGLLADARERAAAGGRPGRVLAVVGGSGGAGASVLATAVAVTAARTGAAALLVDCDPLGGGLDLLVGLEQEAGLRWPELAVGDGRVRAAALHAALPRTVSGRSDLSVLSCARSPHGPGPAAVGAVLDAGRRGGGTVVCDLPRYPTDAALAALGAADLTVLVVPAALRAGAAAARVADVLAEHARVVEVVVRGPSPGGITPDEVATSLGLPLLHAMRAERDLPGALERGRTPGAGRGALATAARAVLERLSAVGHEKAAAS, encoded by the coding sequence ATGGACCGGCGCTGCCTGATCGTGGCCGACGATCCCGACGTACTGGATGCGCTGCTGCGGCTCGCCGCGGCCGCCGACATGGACGCGTTGCGCGCCGTCGACGCGGCCGACGCACGGCGGGCCTGGGCCCGCGCGCCGGTCGTGCTGCTGGACCGGGCCGGGGCCGCCCGCTGCCGCGACGCGGGCTTCCCGCGGCGCGACACCGTGGTCATCGCGGTGACCGGTGAACCGGCCGCCGAGGACTGGCGGACCGCGGTCGCGCTCGGCGCGGACCGGGTCGTGCAGCTGCCGCACGGCGAGGCCGGTCTGACCGGTCTGCTGGCCGACGCCCGGGAGCGCGCGGCCGCCGGAGGGCGGCCGGGGCGGGTGCTCGCGGTCGTCGGCGGCAGCGGCGGCGCGGGCGCGTCGGTGCTGGCCACGGCGGTGGCGGTCACGGCCGCCCGGACGGGGGCGGCGGCGCTGCTCGTCGACTGCGATCCGCTGGGCGGCGGGCTCGACCTGCTGGTCGGTCTCGAACAGGAAGCCGGTCTGCGCTGGCCGGAGCTCGCCGTCGGCGACGGCCGGGTACGGGCGGCGGCACTGCACGCGGCGCTCCCCCGGACGGTGTCCGGACGGTCGGATCTCTCGGTGCTGTCCTGTGCCCGGTCCCCGCACGGGCCCGGACCGGCGGCCGTCGGCGCGGTACTGGACGCCGGTCGCCGGGGTGGCGGCACCGTCGTCTGCGATCTGCCCCGCTACCCGACCGACGCCGCGCTCGCGGCCCTCGGCGCGGCCGACCTGACCGTGCTCGTCGTACCGGCGGCGCTGCGGGCCGGCGCCGCCGCGGCCCGGGTCGCCGACGTGCTCGCCGAGCACGCCCGGGTGGTGGAGGTCGTCGTCCGCGGCCCGTCGCCGGGTGGCATCACCCCGGACGAGGTGGCCACCTCGCTCGGGCTCCCGCTCCTGCACGCCATGCGTGCGGAGCGCGACCTCCCCGGAGCGCTCGAGCGCGGCCGCACACCCGGCGCCGGGCGCGGCGCGCTGGCCACCGCCGCCCGCGCCGTCCTCGAACGGCTCTCCGCAGTCGGCCACGAGAAGGCGGCGGCGTCGTGA
- a CDS encoding type II secretion system F family protein: protein MLTSVPAAAFPSAPSGARAGLALLLLAGAVLGLPGSAGRRRLHRLSGAERARPRRLPVAALTYLVAAGAGFLLLGPAGAVCACGAAWFVRRRIAARRDAARHAGAAAELADALARITDELRTGAHPAAALAGQAHDGPLARALLEPAAAAARIGEPVPAALRRAAGGPAGRDVERIAAAWELADRHGAPLADLLGGLLDDIRWRIAHGARVRAQLAGPRATASVLTALPLAGIGLGQLMGIAPLTVLRSGLHGPVLLAVGVLLTAAGTAWSDRILRAAVPS from the coding sequence GTGCTGACGTCGGTGCCGGCCGCCGCGTTCCCGTCCGCGCCGTCGGGCGCGCGGGCCGGGCTCGCTCTCCTGTTGCTCGCCGGGGCGGTGCTCGGGCTGCCGGGCTCGGCGGGGCGCCGGCGGCTGCACCGCCTGTCCGGTGCGGAACGGGCCCGGCCGCGACGACTTCCGGTCGCCGCCCTGACCTACCTGGTCGCCGCGGGTGCGGGGTTCCTGCTGCTCGGCCCCGCGGGGGCGGTGTGCGCCTGCGGGGCGGCCTGGTTCGTCCGCCGCCGGATCGCCGCGCGGCGGGATGCGGCACGGCACGCCGGAGCCGCGGCGGAGCTGGCCGACGCGCTCGCCCGCATCACCGACGAGCTGCGCACCGGCGCCCATCCCGCGGCGGCGCTGGCCGGGCAGGCGCACGACGGTCCGCTGGCCCGCGCACTGCTCGAACCCGCCGCCGCGGCGGCCCGGATCGGGGAGCCGGTACCCGCGGCACTGCGGCGCGCCGCCGGCGGGCCGGCCGGCCGCGACGTGGAGCGGATCGCCGCGGCCTGGGAGCTGGCCGACCGCCACGGAGCGCCGCTCGCCGACCTGCTGGGCGGGCTGCTCGACGACATCCGGTGGCGGATCGCGCACGGCGCCCGGGTCCGGGCACAGCTCGCCGGGCCACGCGCCACCGCGAGCGTCCTCACCGCTCTCCCTCTGGCCGGGATCGGGCTCGGTCAGCTCATGGGCATCGCACCGCTGACAGTGCTCCGTTCCGGACTGCACGGCCCGGTCCTGCTGGCCGTCGGCGTGCTGCTGACCGCCGCCGGGACGGCCTGGTCGGACCGGATCCTGCGCGCGGCGGTGCCGTCGTGA
- a CDS encoding TadA family conjugal transfer-associated ATPase — MNPLVDRVRARLADSGGGTGPAAVAAAVRAESGGVASDLDVLAALRTLREEFTGAGPLDALLRDPATTDVLVTAPDAVWVDRGDGLRRSTVRFPDEDAVRRLAQRLALAAGRRLDDASPCVDGRLADAGVRLHAVLPPVAAAGTAISLRVLRPASHDLAALRRTGTFDGAGEALLRAIVAARLAVLVAGGTGSGKTTVLNALLGAVAPGERLITVEDAEELRPRHPHVVRLVARPPNIEGSGGVALRELVRQALRMRPDRLVVGEVRGAEVGDLLAAMNTGHDGGACTVHANSVREIPARMRALAGLGGMSPAALDGQLAAAVQVVLQMRRRPGTGRVLDEIGVLRRHDDGVPQVDAAWSRGAGAGPAMPDLHALLRERGIGVPC, encoded by the coding sequence GTGAACCCGCTGGTCGACCGGGTCCGAGCCCGGCTCGCGGACTCCGGCGGAGGCACCGGGCCCGCCGCCGTGGCCGCGGCCGTGCGTGCCGAGTCCGGCGGGGTCGCGTCCGATCTGGACGTGCTCGCCGCGCTGCGCACCCTGCGCGAGGAATTCACCGGTGCCGGTCCGCTCGACGCGCTGCTGCGCGACCCGGCCACCACCGACGTGCTGGTGACCGCGCCGGACGCGGTGTGGGTCGATCGCGGCGACGGGCTCCGGCGCAGCACCGTCAGGTTCCCCGACGAGGACGCCGTCCGCCGCCTCGCGCAGCGCCTGGCGCTCGCGGCCGGCCGCCGCCTCGACGACGCGAGCCCGTGCGTCGACGGCCGCCTCGCCGACGCCGGGGTGCGGCTGCACGCCGTCCTACCGCCGGTCGCCGCGGCCGGCACCGCGATCTCGTTGCGCGTGCTGCGGCCCGCGAGCCACGATCTCGCCGCGCTGCGACGGACCGGGACGTTCGACGGGGCCGGTGAGGCCCTGCTGCGCGCGATCGTCGCGGCCCGGCTCGCGGTGCTGGTCGCGGGCGGGACGGGCAGCGGCAAGACCACCGTGCTCAACGCGCTGCTGGGTGCCGTCGCCCCGGGCGAGCGCCTGATCACCGTGGAGGACGCCGAGGAGCTGCGCCCGCGGCACCCGCACGTCGTCCGCCTGGTGGCCCGGCCGCCGAACATCGAGGGATCCGGTGGCGTCGCGCTGCGCGAACTGGTCCGGCAGGCGTTGCGGATGCGGCCGGACCGGCTGGTCGTCGGCGAGGTCCGCGGCGCGGAGGTCGGGGACCTCCTGGCCGCGATGAACACCGGTCACGACGGCGGCGCCTGCACGGTGCACGCCAACTCCGTACGCGAGATCCCCGCCCGGATGCGCGCCCTCGCCGGGCTCGGCGGAATGTCCCCGGCCGCGCTCGACGGGCAGCTCGCCGCCGCCGTCCAGGTGGTGCTGCAGATGCGCCGCAGGCCGGGCACGGGCCGGGTGCTCGACGAGATCGGGGTGCTCCGCCGGCACGACGACGGCGTTCCGCAGGTCGACGCCGCCTGGTCCCGGGGAGCCGGCGCGGGCCCGGCGATGCCCGACCTGCACGCGCTGCTGCGCGAGCGCGGGATCGGTGTCCCGTGCTGA
- a CDS encoding HAD family phosphatase, whose product MSAFPTPAGPPAEQASGAPAAEPPQAVFLDLDNTLIAGSSALAFARTFARHGLVDRATVARGAWAQLLLVLSGADAATMDTLRRRMTLVSTGWEVSRVREIVAATLQEVVGPLVYPEAVRMIERYREQGAEIVLLSASGLEVVEPIAGLIGIERFRASTMRVEDGRYAGELEFYCYGEGKARAAREIAAETSLDLARCAAYTDSVTDLPLLEVVGHPYVVNPDRELRAIARERGWPVLAFVRAASRRDRLFRLRDAVSDRIGVDARTRTAATPVVLAAGGVVAAVAAGVVAWRRTR is encoded by the coding sequence GTGTCCGCCTTCCCCACACCGGCCGGTCCGCCCGCGGAGCAGGCGAGCGGCGCCCCGGCCGCCGAGCCGCCCCAGGCCGTCTTCCTCGATCTCGACAACACCCTCATCGCGGGTTCGAGCGCCCTGGCGTTCGCCCGGACGTTCGCGCGGCACGGGCTCGTCGACCGGGCCACCGTGGCCCGCGGCGCGTGGGCGCAGCTCCTGCTGGTGCTCTCCGGCGCGGACGCCGCCACGATGGACACCCTGCGCCGCCGGATGACCCTCGTCAGCACCGGCTGGGAGGTCAGCCGGGTCCGTGAGATCGTCGCCGCGACCCTCCAGGAGGTCGTCGGCCCGCTCGTGTACCCGGAGGCCGTCCGGATGATCGAGCGCTACCGCGAGCAGGGCGCGGAGATCGTGCTGCTGTCGGCGTCCGGTCTCGAGGTCGTCGAGCCGATCGCCGGGCTGATCGGGATCGAGCGGTTCCGCGCCAGCACCATGCGGGTCGAGGACGGCCGGTACGCCGGTGAGCTCGAGTTCTACTGCTACGGCGAGGGCAAGGCCCGCGCGGCCCGGGAGATCGCCGCGGAGACCAGCCTCGACCTCGCCCGGTGCGCGGCCTACACCGACTCCGTCACCGACCTGCCGCTGCTCGAGGTGGTCGGGCACCCGTACGTCGTGAACCCGGACCGGGAGCTGCGCGCGATCGCCCGGGAGCGCGGCTGGCCGGTGCTCGCGTTCGTCCGGGCGGCGTCACGGCGGGACCGGTTGTTCCGGCTGCGTGACGCCGTGTCCGACCGCATCGGTGTCGACGCCCGCACGAGGACGGCGGCCACGCCGGTGGTACTCGCCGCCGGCGGGGTGGTCGCGGCGGTCGCCGCCGGGGTCGTCGCGTGGCGCCGGACCCGCTGA
- a CDS encoding type II secretion system F family protein: MSATALGLVAAAVLVSSGSPARDRLRALRGPGPDRPAERPRTAVLAVLVPAGAALGWVVAGPAGAVVGTVAGGGALLVVRRASAAPGARADEADLAAAWDLLATCLGAGLTVPDAVGAAARRLPGSAGAALRRVAGLLALGADADDAWSAAAATPALAGFARPAGRSASTGAALGRAAAAEAGRLRAGLADRAEERAQRAAVRITAPLGLCFLPAFLVLGIVPVVIGLAGEAFARW; the protein is encoded by the coding sequence GTGAGCGCCACGGCGCTGGGACTGGTCGCCGCGGCGGTGCTGGTCTCGTCCGGCAGCCCCGCACGTGACCGTCTCCGTGCACTGCGCGGGCCCGGTCCCGACCGGCCCGCGGAACGTCCGCGCACCGCGGTTCTCGCGGTACTCGTCCCCGCCGGTGCCGCGCTGGGGTGGGTGGTGGCGGGTCCGGCCGGGGCGGTCGTCGGCACCGTCGCCGGGGGCGGGGCGCTGCTGGTCGTCCGCCGCGCGTCCGCCGCCCCGGGCGCCCGGGCCGACGAGGCCGATCTCGCCGCCGCCTGGGACCTCCTCGCCACCTGCCTCGGGGCCGGGCTGACCGTGCCGGACGCGGTCGGGGCGGCCGCCCGCAGGCTCCCCGGGTCGGCGGGGGCGGCGCTCCGCCGGGTGGCGGGACTCCTCGCACTCGGGGCCGACGCCGACGACGCCTGGTCCGCCGCGGCCGCCACTCCGGCGCTGGCCGGGTTCGCCCGGCCCGCCGGCCGGTCGGCGAGCACCGGTGCCGCACTCGGCCGGGCCGCGGCCGCGGAGGCCGGACGGCTGCGGGCCGGCCTCGCCGACCGGGCGGAGGAACGCGCCCAGCGCGCCGCCGTCCGGATCACCGCCCCGCTGGGGCTCTGCTTCCTGCCCGCCTTCCTGGTCCTCGGCATCGTGCCGGTCGTGATCGGGCTGGCCGGGGAGGCGTTCGCCCGGTGGTGA